In Myxocyprinus asiaticus isolate MX2 ecotype Aquarium Trade chromosome 8, UBuf_Myxa_2, whole genome shotgun sequence, a single genomic region encodes these proteins:
- the LOC127445525 gene encoding gamma-tubulin complex component 3 homolog isoform X1 — MATLDQKSPNVLLQSLCCKITGKSEADVAHQFQYAVRVIGSNYAPTIERDEFLVSEKIKKELLKQRREADAALFSELHRKLQTQGVLKHKWSILYLLLSLCEDPRKPSGRVPVCSYGALIAQALPRDVHSTPFYYARPQSLPLSYPERSAAAHNSSMATSGISSMGAFTINGPGPGPTPPSLLTGPGTQSVSESMRGSRLAWSLPVSSSPSGAGSAPCPTSGPSASPAPRAPQRQRWDGDGSAEIGEVALVRDILYVFQGIDGKFIKMCGPENCYKIDSKVPLCKSLRDTSSKLAELGWLHNKIRKYTDSHNLDRAFGLVGQSFCAALHQELKEYYRLLSVLHAQLQVEDDHGVNEAADNCLTLRRLLVWTHDPKVRLKTLAALVDYCQGRKGGELASSVHAYGKTGDPHMRALIQHILGLVSHPILNFLYRWIYDGELEDTYHEFFVASDPTVKTDRLWHDKYSLRKSMIPSFITMDQARKVLLIGKSINFLHQVCHDRTSPGKIMPASKSTDSPKDAAELFTDLEGAFQSKIDAAYFETSKYLLDVLNKNYQLLEHIQAMRRYLLLGQGDFIRHLMDLLKPELVRAATTLYQHNLTGILETAVRATNAQFDSPEILKRLDVRLLEVSPGDTGWDVFSLDYHVEGPIATVFTRECMSHYLRVFNFLWRAKRMEYILTDIWKGQMCNAKLLKSMPELSGVLHQCHVLASEMVHFIHQMQYYITFEVLECSWDELWNKVQQAQDLDHIIAAHEVFLDTIISRCLLDVNNRSLLNQLRAVFDQIIEFQNAQDTLYHSALEELQLRIQYEDKKREREKMGEWGVTAEQEAEENRRVQEYKDTIPKMCSQLRLLTHFYQGIVQEFLRLLMTSSDESLQFLSFRLDFNEHYKARDPRLRPSLGATRGRRSSNI, encoded by the exons GGTGTGTTGAAACACAAATGGTCCATCTTATACCTCCTACTCAGCCTCTGTGAGGACCCAAGGAAGCCATCCGGTCGTGTGCCT GTATGCAGTTATGGAGCTCTGATCGCCCAGGCCTTGCCCCGTGATGTCCACTCCACCCCGTTCTACTACGCCCGTCCCCAGAGCCTCCCTCTCAGTTACCCGGAGCGCTCAGCTGCCGCCCACAACTCCAGCATGGCCACCAGTGGCATCAGCAGTATGGGGGCGTTTACGATCAACGGGCCTGGGCCTGGACCTACCCCTCCATCACTTCTTACTGG acCTGGTACACAGTCAGTCAGTGAGTCTATGAGGGGGTCTCGGCTAGCCTGGAGTCTCCCAGTCTCTAGTTCCCCCTCTGGGGCAGGTTCTGCTCCATGTCCCACCAGTGGACCATCTGCCAGCCCAGCACCTAGAGCCCCACAAAGACAGCGATGGGACGGAGATGGCAGCG CTGAGATCGGGGAGGTGGCTCTCGTCCGAGACATTCTGTATGTTTTCCAGGGGATAGATGGAAAGTTCATCAAGATGTGCGGTCCAGAAAACTGCTACAAAATTGATTCAAag gtgccaCTATGTAAGTCTTTAAGAGACACTAGCAGCAAACTGGCTGAGCTCGGATGGCTTCACAATAAAATCAGAAAATACACAGATTCTCACAACTTGGACCGAGCCTTCGGCCTTGTCGGACAG AGTTTTTGTGCTGCCTTGCATCAAGAGCTGAAGGAATACTACCGGCTGCTGTCTGTACTGCATGCACAG ctgcAGGTGGAGGACGATCATGGTGTAAATGAGGCCGCTGACAACTGTCTGACTCTAAGAAGACTGCTGGTATGGACCCACGACCCCAAAGTTCGGTTGAAAACACTGGCGGCCCTGGTGGACTATTGCCAAG GGCGAAAAGGAGGAGAGTTGGCCTCATCAGTGCATGCTTACGGAAAGACGGGCGACCCCCATATGAGAGCGTTGATCCAGCACATCCTTGGTCTGGTGTCTCACCCAATTCTCAACTTCCTGTATCGCTGGATCTATGACGGGGAGCTGGAGGATACGTACCATGAG TTCTTTGTAGCTTCAGACCCAACTGTGAAGACGGACAGACTGTGGCATGATAAGTACTCTTTGAGAAAGAGTATGATCCCGTCCTTCATCACCATGGACCAGGCCAGGAAG GTGCTACTCATTGGCAAATCCATCAACTTCTTGCATCAGGTATGCCATGACAGAACATCACCGGGGAAGATCATGCCTGCCTCCAAATCCACCGACTCGCCCAAAGATG CAGCAGAGTTGTTCACTGATCTTGAAGGGGCCTTTCAGAGTAAGATAGATGCTGCATATTTTGAGACCAGTAAGTATCTGTTGGATGTGCTGAATAAGAACTACCAGTTACTGGAGCATATTCAGGCCATGAGGAGATACCTGCTGCTTGGCCAGGGAGACTTCATCAGACACCTCATGGACCTCCTTAA GCCAGAGTTGGTGAGGGCTGCCACCACTCTTTACCAACACAATCTAACTGGTATCCTGGAGACTGCTGTCAGGGCAACCAATGCCCAGTTTGACAGTCCAGAGATCCTGAAAAGACTTGATGTCCGACTGCTGGAG GTATCTCCAGGGGACACCGGTTGGGATGTCTTCAGTTTGGACTATCATGTAGAGGGACCCATTGCCACG GTGTTCACCCGTGAGTGTATGAGTCACTACCTGCGGGTGTTTAACTTCCTGTGGAGGGCCAAGAGAATGGAGTATATCCTCACAGACATCTGGAAGGGCCAGATGTGCAATGCCAAACTACTAAAGAGCATGCCGG AGCTCTCTGGTGTGCTGCACCAGTGTCATGTTCTTGCCTCTGAGATGGTTCACTTCATCCACCAGATGCAGTActacatcacatttgag gtgtTGGAATGTTCTTGGGATGAGTTGTGGAATAAAGTTCAACAGGCTCAGGATCTGGATCACATCATAGCTGCTCATGAGGTTTTCCTGGACACCATCATCTCTCGCTGTCTGCTGGATGTAAACAACAGG TCTCTGTTGAATCAGTTGCGTGCTGTGTTTGATCAGATCATCGAGTTCCAAAATGCTCAGGACACTCTGTACCACTCCGCTCTAGAAGAGCTGCAGCTCCGCATCCAGTATGAGgacaagaagagagagagagaaaagatg GGTGAGTGGGGTGTAACAGCAGAGCAAGAGGCCGAAGAGAACAGACGTGTGCAGGAGTATAAAGACACCATACCAAAAATGTGCTCCCAGCTCCGATTACTGACACACTTCTACCAG GGCATCGTGCAGGAGTTTCTGCGGCTGCTAATGACCAGCTCTGATGAGAGTCTTCAGTTCCTCAGTTTCCGTCTGGACTTCAACGAACATTATAAAGCCCGTGATCCACGTCTGCGACCCTCACTAGGGGCCACTAGAGGACGGCGAAGCTCCAACATCTGA
- the LOC127445525 gene encoding gamma-tubulin complex component 3 homolog isoform X2: MATLDQKSPNVLLQSLCCKITGKSEADVAHQFQYAVRVIGSNYAPTIERDEFLVSEKIKKELLKQRREADAALFSELHRKLQTQGVLKHKWSILYLLLSLCEDPRKPSGRVPVCSYGALIAQALPRDVHSTPFYYARPQSLPLSYPERSAAAHNSSMATSGISSMGAFTINGPGPGPTPPSLLTGPGTQSVSESMRGSRLAWSLPVSSSPSGAGSAPCPTSGPSASPAPRAPQRQRWDGDGSAEIGEVALVRDILYVFQGIDGKFIKMCGPENCYKIDSKVPLCKSLRDTSSKLAELGWLHNKIRKYTDSHNLDRAFGLVGQSFCAALHQELKEYYRLLSVLHAQLQVEDDHGVNEAADNCLTLRRLLVWTHDPKVRLKTLAALVDYCQGRKGGELASSVHAYGKTGDPHMRALIQHILGLVSHPILNFLYRWIYDGELEDTYHEFFVASDPTVKTDRLWHDKYSLRKSMIPSFITMDQARKVLLIGKSINFLHQVCHDRTSPGKIMPASKSTDSPKDAELFTDLEGAFQSKIDAAYFETSKYLLDVLNKNYQLLEHIQAMRRYLLLGQGDFIRHLMDLLKPELVRAATTLYQHNLTGILETAVRATNAQFDSPEILKRLDVRLLEVSPGDTGWDVFSLDYHVEGPIATVFTRECMSHYLRVFNFLWRAKRMEYILTDIWKGQMCNAKLLKSMPELSGVLHQCHVLASEMVHFIHQMQYYITFEVLECSWDELWNKVQQAQDLDHIIAAHEVFLDTIISRCLLDVNNRSLLNQLRAVFDQIIEFQNAQDTLYHSALEELQLRIQYEDKKREREKMGEWGVTAEQEAEENRRVQEYKDTIPKMCSQLRLLTHFYQGIVQEFLRLLMTSSDESLQFLSFRLDFNEHYKARDPRLRPSLGATRGRRSSNI; encoded by the exons GGTGTGTTGAAACACAAATGGTCCATCTTATACCTCCTACTCAGCCTCTGTGAGGACCCAAGGAAGCCATCCGGTCGTGTGCCT GTATGCAGTTATGGAGCTCTGATCGCCCAGGCCTTGCCCCGTGATGTCCACTCCACCCCGTTCTACTACGCCCGTCCCCAGAGCCTCCCTCTCAGTTACCCGGAGCGCTCAGCTGCCGCCCACAACTCCAGCATGGCCACCAGTGGCATCAGCAGTATGGGGGCGTTTACGATCAACGGGCCTGGGCCTGGACCTACCCCTCCATCACTTCTTACTGG acCTGGTACACAGTCAGTCAGTGAGTCTATGAGGGGGTCTCGGCTAGCCTGGAGTCTCCCAGTCTCTAGTTCCCCCTCTGGGGCAGGTTCTGCTCCATGTCCCACCAGTGGACCATCTGCCAGCCCAGCACCTAGAGCCCCACAAAGACAGCGATGGGACGGAGATGGCAGCG CTGAGATCGGGGAGGTGGCTCTCGTCCGAGACATTCTGTATGTTTTCCAGGGGATAGATGGAAAGTTCATCAAGATGTGCGGTCCAGAAAACTGCTACAAAATTGATTCAAag gtgccaCTATGTAAGTCTTTAAGAGACACTAGCAGCAAACTGGCTGAGCTCGGATGGCTTCACAATAAAATCAGAAAATACACAGATTCTCACAACTTGGACCGAGCCTTCGGCCTTGTCGGACAG AGTTTTTGTGCTGCCTTGCATCAAGAGCTGAAGGAATACTACCGGCTGCTGTCTGTACTGCATGCACAG ctgcAGGTGGAGGACGATCATGGTGTAAATGAGGCCGCTGACAACTGTCTGACTCTAAGAAGACTGCTGGTATGGACCCACGACCCCAAAGTTCGGTTGAAAACACTGGCGGCCCTGGTGGACTATTGCCAAG GGCGAAAAGGAGGAGAGTTGGCCTCATCAGTGCATGCTTACGGAAAGACGGGCGACCCCCATATGAGAGCGTTGATCCAGCACATCCTTGGTCTGGTGTCTCACCCAATTCTCAACTTCCTGTATCGCTGGATCTATGACGGGGAGCTGGAGGATACGTACCATGAG TTCTTTGTAGCTTCAGACCCAACTGTGAAGACGGACAGACTGTGGCATGATAAGTACTCTTTGAGAAAGAGTATGATCCCGTCCTTCATCACCATGGACCAGGCCAGGAAG GTGCTACTCATTGGCAAATCCATCAACTTCTTGCATCAGGTATGCCATGACAGAACATCACCGGGGAAGATCATGCCTGCCTCCAAATCCACCGACTCGCCCAAAGATG CAGAGTTGTTCACTGATCTTGAAGGGGCCTTTCAGAGTAAGATAGATGCTGCATATTTTGAGACCAGTAAGTATCTGTTGGATGTGCTGAATAAGAACTACCAGTTACTGGAGCATATTCAGGCCATGAGGAGATACCTGCTGCTTGGCCAGGGAGACTTCATCAGACACCTCATGGACCTCCTTAA GCCAGAGTTGGTGAGGGCTGCCACCACTCTTTACCAACACAATCTAACTGGTATCCTGGAGACTGCTGTCAGGGCAACCAATGCCCAGTTTGACAGTCCAGAGATCCTGAAAAGACTTGATGTCCGACTGCTGGAG GTATCTCCAGGGGACACCGGTTGGGATGTCTTCAGTTTGGACTATCATGTAGAGGGACCCATTGCCACG GTGTTCACCCGTGAGTGTATGAGTCACTACCTGCGGGTGTTTAACTTCCTGTGGAGGGCCAAGAGAATGGAGTATATCCTCACAGACATCTGGAAGGGCCAGATGTGCAATGCCAAACTACTAAAGAGCATGCCGG AGCTCTCTGGTGTGCTGCACCAGTGTCATGTTCTTGCCTCTGAGATGGTTCACTTCATCCACCAGATGCAGTActacatcacatttgag gtgtTGGAATGTTCTTGGGATGAGTTGTGGAATAAAGTTCAACAGGCTCAGGATCTGGATCACATCATAGCTGCTCATGAGGTTTTCCTGGACACCATCATCTCTCGCTGTCTGCTGGATGTAAACAACAGG TCTCTGTTGAATCAGTTGCGTGCTGTGTTTGATCAGATCATCGAGTTCCAAAATGCTCAGGACACTCTGTACCACTCCGCTCTAGAAGAGCTGCAGCTCCGCATCCAGTATGAGgacaagaagagagagagagaaaagatg GGTGAGTGGGGTGTAACAGCAGAGCAAGAGGCCGAAGAGAACAGACGTGTGCAGGAGTATAAAGACACCATACCAAAAATGTGCTCCCAGCTCCGATTACTGACACACTTCTACCAG GGCATCGTGCAGGAGTTTCTGCGGCTGCTAATGACCAGCTCTGATGAGAGTCTTCAGTTCCTCAGTTTCCGTCTGGACTTCAACGAACATTATAAAGCCCGTGATCCACGTCTGCGACCCTCACTAGGGGCCACTAGAGGACGGCGAAGCTCCAACATCTGA